The following DNA comes from Pseudomonadota bacterium.
TTTGTCGGAGAGGCCGGTCTCGCGAGCGGCGACTTCGGTTTCAACCTCGACGACCTCGAGATCGAGGAGAACGTCGTGCCCCTCTACCGCACGCACCCGCTCTATCCGCCGCGGGCGTTGCGGGCAGGGCTCAATGGCGTGGTGCTCGTCGAGTTCGTCATCACGCCCCAGGGTCTGGTCTTTAGTGCCACCGTCGTGCGCGCCGATCCGCCGGAGATCTTCGACAACGCGGTGCTCGCCGCGGTCAAGAAATGGAAGTTCAAGCCCAAGATCGTGGGGGGGCGTGCGGTGCCGCGGCGGGCGCGCCAGGAAGTCCGTTTCTCGCTACCCAAGGAGTGATCATGCCTACGTTTTCCGTACTAGCGCTGCTCATCGCCCTGTTCTCGGCCCCGAGCCCGGCCTCGGCCGCCGAGTCCGAGGGCGGCAAGAAACCCACGGTCTCGGAAGCGGCCCACAAGGTCCTGACCGAGGCCCGGGCGCTCATCGGCAAACACCAGCCGCGCGAGGCCATCGAGAAACTCAATGCCCTCCTGCCGACCCTGACCGAGGAGCGCTACGCCCTGGCGGTCACCCACCAGGTCATGGGCTA
Coding sequences within:
- a CDS encoding energy transducer TonB, translating into FVGEAGLASGDFGFNLDDLEIEENVVPLYRTHPLYPPRALRAGLNGVVLVEFVITPQGLVFSATVVRADPPEIFDNAVLAAVKKWKFKPKIVGGRAVPRRARQEVRFSLPKE